In Qipengyuania pelagi, the following are encoded in one genomic region:
- a CDS encoding TldD/PmbA family protein, with amino-acid sequence MIDSDTALSRCEDLIAMARRMGADAADAVMRADASEGVEIRLGKLESVDRSESESIGLRVFMGQRSASIHTSDFSPEAFEALAERALAMARIAPEDPYAGLAPQDRLFSGEMPDLDLFDARECPPEQLRERALEAEDAARSVPGVTNSNGGGASRSHSVVALATSTGFARGYEGSGHAISASVVAGEGGRMQTDSHFRSARHAADLPDPTEIGAEAGRRAVARLDPGTVRSGRIPVVFDPRVGGSLVGHILSAMSGSAVARKASFLIGHEDEELFAPAIRILEDPLLVRGPRSRPFDGEGLECTPRALVENGRIFGWMTNRASARQLDRPMTGHAARGGGGAPGVSPSNVYMEAGAVSPADLMADISEGLYVTHLFGQGVNLVTGDYSRGASGFRIVNGEIAGPVAEITVAGNLLDMIRALVPADDLERFRALDVPTVRVDGMTVAGS; translated from the coding sequence ATGATCGATAGCGATACGGCGCTGAGCCGCTGCGAGGACCTGATCGCGATGGCGCGCCGGATGGGCGCCGACGCAGCCGATGCCGTCATGCGCGCCGATGCGTCCGAAGGGGTCGAGATACGGCTGGGCAAGCTGGAATCGGTCGATCGGTCGGAAAGCGAATCGATCGGGTTGCGGGTTTTTATGGGCCAGCGATCCGCCTCTATCCATACCAGCGATTTCAGCCCCGAGGCCTTCGAGGCCCTGGCGGAACGTGCCCTCGCAATGGCGAGGATCGCACCGGAGGACCCCTATGCCGGTCTCGCGCCGCAGGACCGTCTGTTCTCCGGCGAAATGCCCGATCTCGACCTTTTCGACGCGCGCGAATGTCCTCCCGAACAGCTGCGCGAGCGCGCGCTGGAGGCGGAGGATGCGGCGCGTTCCGTCCCCGGCGTCACCAATTCCAATGGCGGCGGTGCGAGCCGTTCGCACAGCGTCGTCGCTCTCGCGACATCGACTGGGTTCGCGCGGGGGTACGAGGGGAGCGGCCATGCGATCTCGGCCAGTGTCGTCGCGGGCGAGGGCGGACGGATGCAGACCGACAGCCATTTCAGAAGCGCGCGCCATGCGGCGGACCTGCCCGATCCCACCGAGATCGGAGCCGAAGCGGGCCGACGCGCGGTGGCGCGGCTCGATCCGGGCACGGTCAGGAGCGGCAGGATACCGGTCGTCTTCGACCCGCGCGTCGGTGGCAGCCTGGTCGGCCACATCCTCTCCGCGATGAGCGGGTCCGCAGTGGCGCGCAAGGCGAGCTTCCTGATCGGCCATGAAGACGAGGAGCTGTTCGCGCCCGCAATTCGCATCCTAGAAGATCCGCTGCTTGTACGCGGACCACGCTCTCGCCCCTTCGATGGGGAGGGGCTGGAATGCACCCCGCGCGCGCTGGTCGAGAACGGGCGCATCTTCGGCTGGATGACGAACCGCGCGTCCGCCCGGCAGCTCGATCGCCCCATGACCGGCCATGCCGCGCGTGGCGGCGGCGGCGCTCCCGGCGTCTCGCCGAGCAATGTCTATATGGAAGCGGGCGCCGTGAGCCCCGCCGATCTGATGGCCGATATTTCGGAAGGGCTCTACGTCACCCATCTGTTCGGACAGGGCGTCAATCTCGTCACCGGCGATTACAGCCGCGGCGCGTCGGGCTTTCGCATCGTGAACGGCGAAATCGCCGGGCCGGTGGCCGAAATCACCGTCGCGGGCAATCTGCTCGACATGATCCGCGCGCTCGTCCCGGCGGATGATCTGGAGCGTTTCCGGGCGCTGGACGTACCCACGGTCAGGGTCGACGGCATGACCGTGGCCGGATCGTGA
- a CDS encoding sulfite exporter TauE/SafE family protein, which translates to MEVFGFDLFSYDWAGLLPFILIGFAAQMIDGALGMAFGVITNTLLVGVMGVPPAMASQRVHVVECFTTATSGISHLLNGNIDKKLFFRLLIPGVIGGVTGAYLLSSIDAATIKPFVLLYLAGIGIYLLVRGIVYPPTKREAKHVAPLGLVGGFLDAAGGGGWGPVVTSNLLIQGAEPRKVVGTVNSVEFFLTIAISATFIFHLGIADLAGATAGLLIGGVIAAPFGALAAKHFSPKLMLVLVGFVLTATSLYGVWTALT; encoded by the coding sequence ATGGAAGTGTTCGGTTTCGACCTGTTCAGTTACGACTGGGCCGGCCTCCTCCCCTTCATCCTGATCGGTTTCGCAGCGCAGATGATCGACGGCGCGCTGGGCATGGCGTTCGGGGTCATCACCAACACGCTGCTGGTTGGCGTGATGGGCGTACCGCCCGCCATGGCCTCCCAGAGGGTTCACGTGGTCGAATGCTTCACCACCGCCACCTCGGGGATCAGCCATCTGCTGAACGGGAATATCGACAAGAAATTGTTCTTCCGCCTGCTGATCCCGGGCGTGATCGGCGGCGTCACGGGTGCCTATCTCCTCAGTTCGATCGACGCGGCGACGATCAAGCCCTTCGTACTGCTCTATCTGGCGGGGATCGGGATTTATCTGCTGGTGCGCGGCATCGTCTATCCGCCCACCAAGCGCGAGGCGAAGCATGTCGCGCCCCTCGGCCTTGTCGGCGGCTTCCTCGATGCGGCGGGCGGCGGCGGCTGGGGGCCGGTGGTCACCAGCAATCTGCTGATCCAGGGGGCGGAACCGCGCAAGGTGGTCGGCACGGTCAATTCAGTCGAATTCTTCCTGACGATCGCGATCTCGGCGACCTTCATCTTCCATCTCGGCATTGCCGATCTGGCCGGCGCGACCGCAGGCCTGCTGATCGGCGGCGTGATCGCCGCGCCGTTCGGGGCGCTGGCGGCCAAGCATTTCAGCCCGAAACTGATGCTGGTCCTGGTCGGTTTCGTGTTGACCGCGACGAGCCTCTATGGGGTGTGGACCGCGCTGACCTGA
- a CDS encoding PAS domain-containing protein has translation MPLAKEHALQSAGAAFHALADTMPQMVWSTLPDGSHDYYNARWYEFTGVPVGSTDGEGWAGMFHEDDQADSWKKWNHSLATGEPYEVEYRLRHHSGDYRWMIGRALPILNEQGDIQRWIGTCTDIDEQKRTALQNEILSQELSHRIKNIFAIVSGLISLTARANEAFGEASRDLLGRISALGRAHEFVRPHSEKSQPEGKEVTLATLLATIFETYPAFSE, from the coding sequence TTGCCCCTGGCTAAAGAGCATGCGCTGCAATCCGCCGGAGCCGCTTTCCATGCGCTCGCCGACACCATGCCGCAGATGGTATGGTCGACTCTTCCCGACGGCTCCCACGATTATTACAATGCGCGCTGGTATGAATTCACGGGTGTCCCTGTCGGATCAACCGACGGCGAAGGATGGGCCGGGATGTTCCATGAGGATGACCAGGCCGACTCATGGAAGAAATGGAATCACAGCCTCGCTACCGGCGAACCGTACGAGGTTGAATATCGCCTGCGGCATCACAGCGGTGATTATCGCTGGATGATCGGTCGTGCGCTGCCGATCCTCAACGAGCAGGGTGATATCCAGCGCTGGATCGGCACTTGCACGGATATCGACGAGCAGAAGCGCACCGCCCTCCAAAACGAAATCCTGAGCCAGGAGCTCAGCCATCGCATCAAGAACATCTTCGCGATTGTTTCCGGTTTGATCAGCCTGACTGCGCGCGCAAATGAAGCGTTCGGCGAAGCGTCGCGCGACTTGCTAGGCCGGATTTCCGCGCTGGGGCGCGCGCACGAATTCGTCCGGCCGCACAGTGAAAAGTCCCAGCCCGAGGGCAAAGAAGTGACCCTCGCCACGCTGCTTGCGACGATCTTCGAGACCTATCCTGCCTTTTCCGAA
- the ctrA gene encoding response regulator transcription factor CtrA, with the protein MRVLLIEDEPTTAKAIELMLTTEGFNVYSTDLGEEGLDLGKLYDYDIILLDLNLPDMHGYDVLKKLRVAKVQTPVLILSGISEMDSKIRSFGFGADDYVTKPFHREELVARIHAVVRRSKGHSQSVIRTGKLAVNLDAKTVEVDGARVHLTGKEYAMLELLSLRKGTTLTKEMFLNHLYGGMDEPELKIIDVFICKLRKKLSHACGGENYIETVWGRGYVLRDPDEAQEAA; encoded by the coding sequence ATGCGCGTTTTGCTGATCGAAGATGAACCGACCACCGCCAAGGCGATCGAGCTCATGCTCACCACCGAAGGCTTCAACGTCTATTCGACCGATCTGGGCGAAGAGGGCCTCGATCTGGGCAAGCTGTATGATTACGACATCATCCTGCTCGATCTGAACCTGCCCGACATGCATGGGTATGACGTGCTCAAGAAGCTGCGCGTCGCCAAGGTGCAGACGCCGGTGCTGATCCTGTCGGGCATTTCGGAAATGGATTCCAAGATCCGCAGCTTCGGCTTCGGCGCCGACGATTACGTGACCAAGCCCTTCCACCGCGAAGAGCTGGTGGCGCGCATCCACGCCGTCGTCCGCCGGTCCAAGGGCCATTCGCAATCGGTCATCCGCACCGGCAAGCTTGCCGTCAATCTCGACGCCAAGACGGTCGAGGTCGATGGCGCCCGCGTGCATCTGACCGGCAAGGAATATGCGATGCTGGAGCTGCTCTCGCTTCGCAAGGGCACCACGCTGACCAAGGAAATGTTCCTCAACCACCTTTATGGCGGCATGGACGAACCCGAACTCAAGATCATCGACGTCTTCATCTGCAAGCTGCGCAAGAAGCTCAGCCACGCCTGCGGGGGCGAAAACTATATCGAAACCGTCTGGGGCCGCGGCTACGTGCTGCGCGATCCCGACGAGGCGCAGGAAGCCGCCTGA
- the rpoN gene encoding RNA polymerase factor sigma-54, whose protein sequence is MALSPRLDLRQTQSLVMTPQLQQAIKLLALSNLEIEAFVGEALESNPLLDIGEVRHEKGADQSGGDEGAAPSEHESDPGPDGSEALDIESHAVDPEAGPADIGDWGKAGSGGGALGEDGVPDLENRSSDGPSLTEHLEAQIGGEARDAREALIALRLVGELDEAGYLVTDLREIAEDLGVPLAEVERGLDLVQRLDPTGVGARDLAECLALQAREADRYDPCMARLIDNLELVAQGEVARLKRLCQVDDEDFADMLGELREYDPKPGLRFGGTTETGIVPDVLVAPDGTGGWTIRINEASLPRLVVNREYYVELKGGARDKKALSWLNEQLSEADWLIRALDQRQKTILKTAADIVKRQDGFFRQGVSAMKPLTLREVAESIAMHESTVSRVTSNKYLSCPRGTFELKYFFSSGVGAADGEGASSEAIKARIKALIDSEDSKKVHSDQKLVDLLNAEGFDLARRTVAKYREAIGIGSSAQRRRAKKLQGL, encoded by the coding sequence ATGGCGTTGAGCCCCCGCCTCGATCTCAGGCAGACCCAGTCGCTGGTGATGACGCCGCAATTGCAGCAGGCGATCAAGCTGCTGGCGCTGTCCAATCTCGAAATAGAAGCCTTTGTCGGCGAGGCGCTGGAATCGAACCCGCTGCTCGATATCGGCGAGGTTCGCCACGAGAAGGGTGCCGACCAGAGTGGGGGGGATGAAGGGGCCGCACCCTCCGAGCATGAGAGCGATCCCGGCCCCGACGGGTCCGAAGCGCTCGATATCGAGAGCCATGCGGTCGATCCCGAAGCCGGTCCCGCCGATATCGGCGACTGGGGCAAGGCCGGGTCCGGCGGGGGAGCGCTGGGCGAGGACGGCGTGCCCGATCTCGAAAACCGCTCGTCCGACGGGCCGAGCCTGACCGAACATCTCGAAGCGCAGATCGGCGGCGAAGCGCGCGACGCCCGCGAAGCGCTGATCGCCCTCAGGCTGGTCGGCGAGTTGGACGAGGCGGGCTATCTCGTCACCGATCTGCGCGAGATCGCGGAGGATCTCGGCGTGCCGCTGGCGGAGGTGGAGCGCGGGCTGGATCTCGTCCAGCGGCTCGACCCGACGGGCGTCGGCGCGCGCGATCTCGCCGAATGTCTCGCCCTCCAGGCGCGCGAGGCGGACCGCTACGATCCGTGCATGGCGCGCCTGATCGACAATCTCGAACTGGTCGCACAGGGCGAGGTCGCGCGGCTGAAACGGCTCTGCCAGGTCGATGACGAGGATTTCGCCGACATGCTCGGCGAGTTGCGCGAATACGATCCCAAGCCGGGCCTGCGCTTCGGCGGCACCACCGAAACCGGGATCGTGCCGGACGTGCTGGTCGCGCCGGACGGCACGGGCGGCTGGACGATCCGCATCAACGAAGCGAGCCTGCCCCGCCTCGTCGTGAACCGCGAATACTATGTCGAACTGAAGGGCGGCGCGCGCGACAAGAAGGCACTGTCCTGGCTCAACGAGCAGCTGAGCGAGGCCGACTGGCTGATCCGCGCACTCGACCAGCGGCAGAAGACCATCCTCAAGACCGCCGCCGATATCGTCAAACGCCAGGACGGATTCTTCCGTCAGGGCGTTTCCGCGATGAAGCCGCTGACCTTGCGCGAGGTGGCCGAAAGCATCGCCATGCACGAAAGCACCGTCAGCCGGGTGACGAGCAACAAATACCTGTCCTGTCCGCGCGGTACGTTCGAGCTGAAATATTTCTTTTCGAGCGGCGTCGGCGCGGCCGACGGGGAAGGCGCGAGTTCCGAAGCGATCAAGGCCCGCATCAAGGCGCTCATCGATTCGGAAGATTCGAAGAAGGTCCATTCGGACCAGAAACTGGTCGATCTGCTGAACGCCGAAGGCTTCGATCTCGCGCGGCGGACGGTCGCCAAATATCGCGAGGCGATCGGCATCGGATCCAGCGCCCAACGCCGCCGGGCCAAGAAACTGCAAGGTTTGTGA
- a CDS encoding phytanoyl-CoA dioxygenase family protein produces MTGPREAHWLDQLQEDGYCIIPQLVAEQQIAALDADLEGAFAQAPLGKGDFYGHRTKRFGSLLRRSQVAGDLVLQPLVLSLARAILGSACDRIQLNVAQAIAIHPGEIEQFPHCDQDMWTGRKGDHEYLLNVIWPLTEFTRLNGATRIYPGTHRKPVDNLESLDDPIVAVCKPGDAICFLGSTVHGAGPNQTEDVRRGVVIGYSLGWLKPYENLWLAYPPAVAKEFSPELAELAGYVQHRPNLGNFEGQCPSVLLSDKVPEFPQATDSLRPDQKEAVREFAKTRRGGR; encoded by the coding sequence ATGACTGGGCCGAGGGAGGCGCATTGGCTCGATCAGCTGCAAGAGGATGGCTATTGCATCATTCCGCAGCTTGTCGCCGAGCAACAGATCGCCGCACTCGATGCCGACCTGGAAGGTGCATTTGCGCAGGCGCCCCTCGGCAAGGGAGACTTCTATGGCCATCGGACCAAACGGTTTGGAAGCCTGCTTCGCCGGTCGCAGGTCGCAGGCGATCTAGTCCTGCAGCCGCTAGTCCTATCGCTCGCCCGCGCAATTCTCGGCAGCGCCTGCGACCGGATACAGCTCAATGTCGCCCAGGCGATCGCGATCCATCCCGGCGAGATAGAACAGTTTCCGCATTGCGATCAGGATATGTGGACAGGCCGCAAGGGCGATCACGAATATCTTCTCAACGTCATCTGGCCGCTGACCGAATTTACTCGCCTCAATGGCGCGACACGCATCTACCCCGGGACGCACAGGAAGCCTGTCGACAATCTCGAAAGTCTCGACGATCCCATAGTAGCTGTTTGCAAGCCCGGCGATGCGATCTGCTTTCTCGGCTCCACCGTCCATGGAGCGGGACCAAACCAGACCGAGGATGTCCGCCGCGGTGTCGTAATCGGCTACAGTCTCGGCTGGCTCAAACCCTACGAGAATCTCTGGCTGGCCTATCCACCAGCAGTAGCAAAAGAGTTCTCTCCCGAACTCGCCGAGCTCGCCGGATATGTGCAGCACCGTCCGAACCTGGGTAATTTCGAAGGGCAATGCCCGTCGGTTTTGCTGAGCGACAAGGTGCCCGAATTCCCTCAGGCAACCGATAGTCTGCGCCCCGACCAGAAAGAAGCGGTTCGTGAGTTCGCCAAGACGCGCCGCGGCGGACGATGA
- a CDS encoding acyl-homoserine-lactone synthase, which produces MQQSSGINGANLVDPALRAMFEARKRVFVDLLGWDVPVLDGTFEIDQFDTPSAAYLVLTGEKCEHRASARLLRSDGPHILRDLFPQLCTGPVPQDEAFREITRFCIDPTLPRADRRSVRNQLVSALADFAISEGISGYSAVAPVPWFRQIAQFGWRCQQLGPCVSIDGQQLVALRIDIDQDTRAQLANAGIYCRNPKPEAYGGMELAA; this is translated from the coding sequence ATGCAGCAAAGCAGCGGTATAAATGGTGCAAACTTGGTCGATCCGGCACTTCGCGCCATGTTCGAGGCGCGCAAGCGCGTGTTCGTGGATCTTCTTGGGTGGGACGTTCCGGTGCTCGACGGGACCTTTGAAATCGACCAGTTCGATACGCCCTCGGCCGCCTATCTCGTCCTCACCGGCGAAAAGTGCGAGCATCGCGCATCGGCCCGGCTCCTGCGTTCTGATGGACCTCATATCTTACGCGATCTCTTTCCGCAGCTGTGCACCGGACCTGTTCCGCAGGATGAGGCATTTCGCGAGATTACCCGATTCTGTATCGATCCCACGTTGCCGCGCGCTGATCGCCGGAGTGTCCGCAACCAGCTCGTCTCCGCACTCGCCGATTTTGCAATATCGGAAGGGATCTCTGGTTATTCGGCGGTCGCCCCAGTGCCCTGGTTCCGTCAGATCGCCCAGTTCGGCTGGCGCTGCCAGCAGCTTGGACCGTGCGTTTCTATCGATGGGCAGCAGCTTGTCGCTCTTCGGATCGACATCGACCAAGATACACGCGCGCAACTCGCCAACGCAGGGATCTACTGCCGCAATCCTAAGCCGGAAGCCTATGGCGGCATGGAGCTGGCAGCATGA
- the trmB gene encoding tRNA (guanine(46)-N(7))-methyltransferase TrmB, which produces MTAHKEGDPTTLNRLYGRSIGKPLRAHQQGLVDNLLPQIAVPDEGPVTAERLFGDSRPLHFEIGFGGGEHLAYRADLLPDHGFIGAEPYVNGVAQCLAQIEEERLGNIRLVHGDALQALARVPDGALTMAYLLHPDPWPKAKHAKRRMMNDGPVRMIADKLKPGGEFRFGTDHPIYLRHALMVMRRFTDAFEWLVEDRASWENRPSGWCQTRYEKKAREQMGHEVWYFRFRRR; this is translated from the coding sequence ATGACGGCACACAAAGAAGGCGATCCCACCACGCTGAACCGGCTTTACGGCCGATCCATCGGCAAGCCGCTGCGCGCCCACCAACAGGGGCTGGTTGACAATCTGCTGCCACAGATCGCGGTGCCGGACGAAGGCCCGGTGACGGCGGAGCGCCTGTTCGGCGATTCGCGTCCCCTTCATTTCGAGATCGGCTTCGGCGGCGGCGAGCATCTCGCCTATCGCGCCGACCTGCTGCCCGATCACGGTTTCATCGGGGCCGAGCCCTATGTGAACGGTGTCGCGCAGTGCCTCGCGCAGATCGAGGAAGAGCGGCTCGGCAATATCCGCCTGGTGCATGGCGATGCGCTTCAGGCGCTGGCGCGCGTGCCCGATGGGGCACTGACCATGGCCTATCTCCTCCACCCCGATCCCTGGCCCAAGGCCAAGCACGCCAAGCGCCGGATGATGAATGATGGCCCGGTGCGGATGATCGCGGACAAGCTGAAGCCCGGCGGGGAATTCCGCTTCGGGACGGATCATCCGATCTATCTACGCCACGCGCTGATGGTGATGCGCCGCTTTACCGATGCGTTCGAATGGCTGGTCGAGGATCGTGCGAGCTGGGAAAACCGCCCCTCGGGCTGGTGCCAGACACGCTACGAGAAAAAGGCCCGCGAACAGATGGGCCACGAAGTCTGGTACTTTCGATTCAGGCGACGCTAG
- a CDS encoding tyrosine-type recombinase/integrase, with protein sequence MATGKISKRAVDSLPVGPKENYLWDTDLKGFGVKITTAGSISYIIQFRMGGREAKTRRFTIGSHGSPWTPTTARLEAERLLVIVAQGIDPVDAEKQRRREAVDLAFSNYADLFTRSCKREGWRRLVERSIRLYLKPTFGMKALPAITKIDVVSVLDQMPPKQVANRRNVFAVMRRLFRWAVSRGDIDRNPMEGMETPPPVKPRERWLKDGELRHIWNAAPECHRCFGPIVRLLIVTGQRREEVSGMHWQELSRSERLWTLPGSRTKNGEPNSIPLNDLAIAELDREARGERWPRKGRVFATASGAGFTGYAKGKVKLDSLIEERCEEPLEAWRLHDLRRTLATNFQRLGVRFEVTEAVLNHVGGSRAGVAGIYQRHDWKDEKRQALDAWNDHLATVLSESGETT encoded by the coding sequence ATGGCAACAGGAAAAATCAGCAAGCGCGCGGTCGATTCGCTCCCGGTTGGACCAAAGGAAAACTATCTTTGGGACACCGATCTCAAGGGCTTTGGCGTCAAGATTACAACTGCTGGATCAATCAGTTACATAATCCAGTTCCGAATGGGCGGACGAGAAGCGAAGACCCGTCGTTTCACGATCGGATCACATGGATCGCCTTGGACACCGACTACTGCACGCTTGGAAGCTGAGCGATTGTTGGTGATTGTTGCGCAGGGCATTGATCCGGTTGATGCGGAAAAGCAGCGCCGCCGGGAAGCTGTCGACCTCGCCTTCTCGAATTACGCTGACCTCTTCACTCGCTCCTGCAAACGCGAGGGATGGCGTCGCCTCGTGGAGCGATCCATTCGCCTCTACCTCAAGCCCACATTCGGAATGAAGGCGCTGCCAGCGATTACGAAGATCGACGTCGTTTCGGTTCTCGATCAGATGCCGCCCAAGCAGGTGGCAAACCGGCGAAATGTCTTTGCCGTTATGCGCCGCCTGTTTCGCTGGGCCGTCAGTCGCGGAGATATCGATCGCAATCCGATGGAGGGCATGGAAACGCCGCCTCCGGTCAAGCCACGAGAGCGCTGGCTCAAGGATGGCGAACTCCGCCATATCTGGAATGCGGCGCCGGAATGTCATCGCTGCTTTGGTCCAATTGTCAGGCTTCTGATCGTAACCGGACAGCGCCGTGAAGAAGTCTCCGGGATGCACTGGCAGGAGCTCAGTCGCAGCGAAAGATTATGGACCCTGCCCGGATCTCGAACCAAGAACGGAGAACCTAACTCCATTCCCCTCAACGATCTTGCAATCGCCGAGCTCGACCGGGAGGCTCGCGGCGAGAGGTGGCCGCGTAAGGGCCGTGTTTTCGCGACAGCTAGCGGGGCGGGCTTTACGGGATACGCCAAAGGGAAGGTGAAGCTCGACAGCCTGATCGAGGAACGTTGCGAAGAGCCGCTCGAAGCCTGGCGCCTTCATGATCTACGACGAACCCTCGCAACGAACTTCCAGCGGCTTGGCGTTCGGTTTGAAGTCACCGAAGCCGTTCTCAACCATGTGGGCGGATCTCGCGCCGGAGTCGCCGGCATCTACCAGCGCCACGACTGGAAGGACGAAAAGCGCCAGGCGCTCGATGCCTGGAATGACCACCTCGCGACGGTTCTGTCCGAGAGTGGGGAGACGACCTAA
- a CDS encoding GntR family transcriptional regulator: MKDALLEGRFRAGTKLEAMRLADDFGVSMTPVRDSLNQLVGEGLVDLTPGEGFRVPLLTEQALRDILQVNALLLEQAPDNDHKSLTINEGSNDTRGAYADRLARAFRDIAASSGNRFRVHLVERISDRLHPLRELEPVIWPGAPHALEQIERKAQQGFDGSNRAVRAYHQHIEDLVPALVGRLNQQTP; the protein is encoded by the coding sequence TTGAAAGATGCATTGCTGGAAGGGCGCTTCCGGGCCGGTACGAAGCTTGAGGCGATGCGACTCGCTGACGATTTCGGAGTGAGCATGACGCCGGTAAGAGACAGCCTGAACCAGCTTGTCGGTGAAGGGCTGGTCGACCTCACGCCCGGCGAAGGATTTCGCGTACCGCTGCTTACCGAACAGGCCTTGCGCGACATTCTGCAAGTCAACGCCCTGCTTTTGGAGCAGGCTCCCGACAACGATCACAAATCACTGACAATCAACGAAGGATCAAACGACACGCGAGGTGCTTATGCCGACCGATTGGCGCGCGCCTTCAGAGACATCGCGGCAAGCTCAGGCAATCGGTTTCGCGTACATTTGGTCGAACGCATTAGCGACAGACTCCATCCGCTACGTGAACTCGAGCCGGTGATTTGGCCTGGCGCGCCGCATGCCCTTGAGCAAATTGAGCGAAAAGCGCAGCAAGGGTTCGATGGCTCAAACCGAGCGGTACGCGCATATCATCAACACATTGAGGATCTGGTACCCGCTCTTGTCGGACGTTTGAACCAGCAGACGCCCTAG
- the lptB gene encoding LPS export ABC transporter ATP-binding protein — protein sequence MSDSAASDLQREELAEEAVADAAPPIPQGGLEVISIAKSYDKRSVLSDISLTVGKGEVLGLLGPNGAGKTTCFYSIMGLVRPDAGRILMDGEDVTKLPMYRRAILGLGYLPQETSIFRGMTVEQNIRCVLEMVEPDPATRAAELDRLLDEFGLTRLRTSPAMALSGGERRRAEIARALAAKPSIMLLDEPFAGIDPLSISDIRDLVKDLKTRGIGVLITDHNVRETLEIVDRACIIYGGQVLFAGTPQDLVADENVKRLYLGENFTL from the coding sequence ATGAGCGACAGTGCAGCAAGCGATTTGCAACGCGAGGAACTGGCCGAAGAGGCCGTGGCCGATGCCGCCCCGCCGATCCCGCAAGGCGGGCTAGAGGTCATCTCGATCGCCAAGAGCTACGACAAGCGCAGCGTGCTGAGCGACATTTCGCTCACCGTCGGCAAGGGCGAGGTGCTCGGCCTGCTCGGCCCCAACGGCGCGGGCAAGACCACCTGCTTCTATTCGATCATGGGCCTCGTCCGCCCCGATGCGGGCCGCATCCTGATGGATGGGGAGGATGTGACCAAGCTGCCCATGTATCGCCGCGCGATCCTGGGTCTCGGCTATCTGCCGCAGGAAACCAGTATCTTTCGCGGGATGACAGTGGAACAGAACATCCGCTGCGTCCTCGAAATGGTCGAGCCCGATCCGGCGACGCGCGCGGCGGAACTGGACCGGCTGCTCGACGAATTCGGCCTCACGCGCCTCAGGACCAGCCCCGCCATGGCGCTGTCGGGCGGGGAACGGCGGCGCGCGGAAATCGCTCGCGCGCTGGCGGCCAAACCGTCGATCATGCTGCTCGACGAACCCTTCGCCGGGATCGACCCGCTGTCGATCAGCGACATCCGCGACCTCGTGAAGGATCTGAAGACGCGCGGTATCGGCGTCCTCATCACCGATCACAATGTGCGCGAGACGCTGGAGATCGTGGATCGCGCCTGCATCATCTATGGCGGCCAGGTCCTGTTCGCGGGCACGCCGCAGGACCTGGTCGCGGATGAGAACGTCAAGCGGCTCTATCTGGGCGAGAATTTCACGCTGTGA